The Odontesthes bonariensis isolate fOdoBon6 chromosome 19, fOdoBon6.hap1, whole genome shotgun sequence genome includes the window tgcgccggctacgacatccgaggctccgtggatcagtcctaccgatggctgctgtcagtcgtgccgaggccgggtgcccatctccctgccgccgacccgtgaggatccgcagatggggccgcgcactggaggatctccgacccgttaatccacgccattgtttattaagcttacattaaaaccatgttattatcacatacgttttttttaagtggctggatttcaaagtgccccttcgttaggtttcaacgtgtcaaagacagcgcagcagaatgccatatctgcgaaatcgccatgttcaaatcttttccagtttaccacagcaaacatacactattgtgtcatttgattgataacatcttaataataatcagcgtgtagtatgagcgatggctgttttgtgccgccgatcctgtgccgaaaatggtaactttcatttccattacccatacggaggtgcagagagcctctacaatatagatattaTATCAAtttaaattcaacgaaagtttttccacataatgttagaggtgtgttctttcgacctgctgatgtttgtatcagaattttggttcctttatgagatataggtccattaaatgtatgttattatcgcagccagccatactagcaaataagggagtcaaccctatgacgtcacggtcatgtggccaatttcgcaccaaaggccacataattcacacttttaaatggccgttttaacaagtaatgcctggaaaatttagttcaagttggattgatggttttagaaaaagacaaaaatttcatttgaatgatagatgaacattcgtttcagttcatctttaaagatgagacagacatccaaaaacagctgatagctaTCAAAGTAGCTTTAGTCAAAGTTCCTCAACTGAGCCAATAAAAAATCTATTGATAACTCTCGGTAATCTCCAGAATGTCAGTTAGCTCATCATTTACCTGGAGCTGTGATCATTAAGATGGGGAGATAACTCATTTAGAttgttccatattagcttttaatcACCATTTGCACCATTTATGGCCTCAATATAGAATCTACTTTCACCTCATCcttaagactttatctctatttttcattcattttataatttcattgttcaaccagggcagattatttctatgttgcttggatttacctttttttttttttttttgtgaatcgttataatatcattgaattttttaataaagttatctgagctagcctcaatgtcgttatttttccagaaatctttaacgcagtctgaaaaaggtttggagttgttccctgtacttcccagacagctgtatgatgctcatgactgaagctgaaagttaaggctgttccaacactaaaagggcacgaggctcaacttcaagctgtgaaactctttcaaatgtctgttgtgttggaatcagatgtgtgaacggcttcaggctgtttttgttccctttcgttttaagctgactgtgtttggcgtaccctgatcatttcagtggaaaatgttcagcacagacttggagttgtattgtgttcttgtggtaactacgtccccacagctattatgtccttaagagtttcttagaaagcGCTTTGTGCCACTCACAGTGGGAAaatctcactgacaaatcccactttggccctaaagatgtgatcagcggtgacttttgtgtgtttgcgactggcgctacggtcctggctgaacagaaagtagccaccagaaatgcaagacaTTCGCTGTAGCCACTGCATGTTAGGCAGGActgtcagacagagactgcagatagagcggtaacaggaaaggaggaggatcacagagctggttaacaacagatgctgtaatcctggacgtgtcactgagaaggagcgtctctgcaccccagatgttgaactgctggctgtgagtttctgtccatgttgtctgctgacagagttcacctgagttacctgctgacgctgtgtgtgacatcatcagctaagctgttgctaagctacagaaacaacagcccagcccactgatggagacctcttaaggtttctaccacaccttcctctctgctacacttcagctgattacattttatttagttctctgtaacagcagctgatctttaatAATAACTAATCCTGCAGGGATATAATTTACCTTCAGGGATTAATGAGTATTGTTGAGTTGAATTTAAATGAGCTCATTTACAAAACTGATTTTGTTTGATTCATTTAAATGTTGATTAAACTTTATCATAAAATCACATTCACTTAGTTAATGATAAAGTTTCCCGTCTCATGGCCTCCCCGTCCCAACGAGATGCTGTAAGGTGTGGTTGAGGTGCAGCTTTGAGCTTTCTTTCTAAGGCAGAAACTGAAGTGTTTTACCTTCTGTCAGTGTGAGGTCCCAGCCTGGAGCCCTGAGGCACCCCTGAGTGTGAGAGTCTTTCCCCTCGCCATCCTGGACACATGCCTAAAGTCTCTGAAGGATAGGTGGAGGCTCTAAGTTATGGGGAAAGgcctggccccacccctggaactggccccacccctgggcctggcctgacccctgggcctggccccacccctgggcctggctccacccctggccccggtgacccgcgtccgggcaaaggAACGTGTCGTCCACTCATTTTATTCATCATAGGGGGTTTTATGAGTTGTTCTTTGTCTTctgtgcttttttattttttattttataggtGTTCTGGTTAACAGAATGTGTGAATATCTGTTCTAGGTAAACTTCATGGAGGTTATTAGTCATGCTGTATTTTATGTTAAATATTTTTGTTAAGCAAACTGAATAATAGCAGAAATTGACTTTTGATTTGAgttaaataaagatttaaatttgtttttaaaaaaacgtgCAGAAAACCgttatataattttttataaaaaaaaacgtgatacttattttttccagaaccgcccagccctagtccACAGTGCTGGATGGAAGAAGAGTTACTCTCATGTCTCCACATGAAGACTTTCAACTTTTAATTGGGGAAAATATTCTTTCATCTTCTACATATTCGTGAAGAACCCCTGATGAAAGGAACTTTGGTTGGAACAGAGTGTTTACAGGTGGGGTGTGATGGAAGCCAGAGGGAGGATGTGGGTAATCATGAAACTCTGAGCAGGGAGAAACAAATGGGAATGACCTGTTCTTACTGATTCCAGGTGGATATCCAGAGCAGAGGGGAGGATGCTGGCAGCGCTGCAGTGGTTGGGAGCCGGCCGCGGGCCGAGCAGGCCGGTAGGTGAACAGGAATGTGTCGGGGAACACTGAATGCTCGTCCTTAGCGTGGGAATCCAAAGCCAGGAGAATCATTGATGGAGGCGGCACTGAAGAGGACAAGAAGGCAGGATGAGTAATGGCAGATACACTCACTGTGCACACAGGAGTCTTATTACCTAATTAGCCTAATTACCACAGGGGCAGGGAGACCATCTGGTGAAGGCCGGCTTCTCCTGCAGCTCCTATCAGGGGAACGAGGACAGACGGGGAACAAGTGTGAGGGCAGGAGTAATCCAGACTCTGACCTCCTGGAAACctgctcagctccacctgaggCCCAGAAACCACAGCACAAGCACAGCCGAGCATCATCGTGACCATGAGTCTGTCCCACACATTTTAAAGTAACATTCTTCTGTCGTCGTGCTGCCAaatttactgatttaatgtgtgaGGAGCCTCTGACAGCATTCGTAAAGgtctttatctttttctttatcatgTGGAACAACAGGCCTTGATCATGATCAGATCTTTAATAACTCCTGATGGTGGCCTGTATACACTGAATTATCCAAAGCCCCTGACTCACTTTTTATGGAGTATCTTTAAAACATCTCTCGAGtcagagctgcagagccacATCACAGCTGTTTTATAAATGAATTTCATCTTTCTTTAACCCCCAGCGAACCAGCAGCGTTCAAGGCCTGGCGCATATTTCCAAATATAAAAGCCGGCGACACGCCAAAGATCTGCTGTAGAAACATCTTGTGGATTTAGAGCCTGATGGAGCGAGCtgattgtttatttattattattaataaacatCTATTCTGTATTAAAACAGATGGAGTTAAAACACAAACTTCATGGAACATTTCTGGTTTATACGGCTCCTGATTTACATgagaaaatatttcatttcttgATATTTCAACTAAAACAAATCTATGGAATAAAAACTTCTCCAGGTTCAGATCTCAGCTGCTCTCGAGGGAATCGTGAACATAAATAACAGGAAAGACACTGAAGACATTCATTTGTCTTTaattctgtcagacagaaatacATTCATGAGGCCAGATTGGCACATTTGTTGTTTATGAAAATATCAAAGAactcaaaatgtttaaaaagtgaATGTAAACTGGTTCAGTGAGAGGCTGCGGGCCTCAAACTGGTCCCAGCAGCTGCACATCAGTGGTTGGACTGGTGGACTACCTCAGTGAAGAGTAGACGACATCTGGCTCTGCTGGCgactctgaaaacaaacacacacaggttcagctgcaggaaacacaactcCAGGAGAAAGGATTGGTGAGATACTTCTTCAGAGTCAGTGAAGGCAGTCAGATGCTCCAGTTTAAGAAGCAGAAGGAAGAGCAGCACAGAAGCTCCCAGAGTCTGCTGGGAGTGTGTGTTTCAGCCTCCTGAAGAGAAGAACTGCCACAGCAAAGCAGCTGTTTGTAACAGTGAActgaagcagctgcagctttactctgtgctgctgcagaggcAGAGGTGGACCTGCACCTGCAGCGTGTTAAAGGCCTAAAAGCACTTTGGAAGCTTATAGAACGGCCTCAGTTCCCCAGTGAAAAGGGCTTCAGCCGGATGAAAGGGTACAAATGTTCCAAAGCATAGAGATAACCCATTCAGAGTTTTAGCAGCTGATACACACGGAGATCATGGAGACACATATACTTAGATATGAGATCAATAAGTGCTGCCAGCACACTGCAGAGGACCCAAACTCTGAATGCTGAGCTGGAGTCAGGTTGGGTTATCTGAGCATAGAGGCTGGAAGCAGGGGGAACAGCTGACCTGCTTCTGTCCAGAGTTGGGAATAAAGAGCAGCTGTacctctggtcctgttggatctgatGACTGTTTGTCCAGAAGTGAGGTGGTCTGTCCTGACTGCAGAGTAGACTGCAGCTGGATGGCTTTCTGCAACATGAAATACATCCAGATTATATCCCTGCAGGTAAAACTTTAACATCACTGCTGCTGGGGAAAACATTAGATTTTCCTCCTGCAGCAGGATGAAGAAGACGTGATAAGACGTGCTGGTCCCACTCTGTATTACAGCAGTACCAGAGAACAATAACTGACAACAGCTGATGTTTcctgtttgatttttatttgggTAAAAAGAACAATGTGTTCACCTaaatgattcattcattcatcttctttGCCTCCTGTATCCATTGAAGGTGgcctggagtctatcccagctgcctcTGGGCAGGAGGTGAGGTGCACCCTGGACATGGGACCAGCTGACCTAATCTGCAGGTTAAGGATACTGGAAGGACCCGGAGAGAACACAAGGGGGAACATGCTATAACTGAGGGAAACAATCCTTTAGaagtctttgtttttgtgatgtTTATTTCTGCCACCAGGGGGCGAAGTGAGCCCACACATTTCCCTGACACCTGAGACACCGGAGAGGACAAAGGTCTGTGTCCAGCTGCTGTTTCCCTCTTTGTCAGGTCCTTGTTCTTCCATCCATGGAACCGAGCAGAATGAAACTTTCTCAGCAGaataaaccagcagcagcacatgaataaaagcataaaaaataaaataaaaactgatcAGATCTCCTCGTGTTTTAATGATCCATCACTGATATTCATCCTTTTATTGATTTACACATGAACATAGTCTGACATCTGAACATCTGAGCACTGACATCTCCAGTGTTCGGGTTAGTTAAGCccgataaccagcagataagctgcagataacctgcagataaccagcagatatcCTGCAGATAAACCaacagataaccagcagataacatGCAGATATACCAACAGATAACCTGGAGATAACCAGCAGCAGATAACCAGGCGATAAGCTGCAGATAACCAGCTAACCTGCAACAGATAACCAGCAGCAGATAACCAGGAGATAACCagcagcagataaccagcagataacctgcagcagataaccagcagataacatGCAGATATACCaacagataacctgcagataaccagcagataagctgaagataacctgcagatataccaacagataaccagcagataaccagcagcagATAACCGGCAGATAAaaagcagataaccagcagataccAGTCCAGTACCGTAGTCAAGCCTCTTTTGGGGAAATGTGGAGTGAAACACTTGATTTATGTCAACAAAGTAACATTGACACGACTCAGCAAAAGCCTACGAGGCCGAGACAGACAACGAAGGCGCTTCAGGATACTGTCGAAAACCACACCTTGGGACAGCATGTAGTTCCAGATAGCAAACACacattttgtgtctctgtgtactATCCGGTTCTGGATAACATGGTTGGAGATCAAACTGATTAAATTCAGTTAATATACATCTGCCATTTGTTGCCACCCCTCAAAAATTCATGTCCCCCCTCGCCCCCCCATAAATATTTTTCTAGATCCGCCCTTGCCGAGTCCCAAAGCAATTTATTGCCCCTCTGAGCGATGcctctgctgctttgtgctgctttcttggcactttttacctgagactgatgaccacagacactatcttttagtcttccaacatgtttcctgtgaagcagctttgctcatcaactgtctctgctttgttcagctgctgggtgttctgtctcatgctctgtatcccaataaagtctcagacttgttggtttcaaactttgaagactgagaaaaattgagtggaacctggaaaaggcttgaactcagtccctatgaaaagaaaatgaaaagagaaagtttaggattcaacctctcagtgtgtagttgatccatgtagttgtcttatccaccagtgacctcacatttcccctgatgattgagggaagaaatgctttaaactttctcctccttttcctccaggttgttcctgctctgcatcctagacgtctcctcttcagctcatccagatttggggtatttttccagccatttcttgggcttttgtgaagctcagttagctgcaccaacaggtgaacaactttcccgttgctacggttacgcatcataacagatgtgaaaaactaccagagtgaccagcagaggtccttccagcagcatccacaccagctcagaaacatgtttcagaagtctctgttttcacagagaaaatctgaagaagatgcaaagaattctggaataatggtgctgacctggttcggttccacctgaacccaaaacatttcatccggagccaaaagcttccatccaatttgtatcatcaatctacattcataaataactaaagctgacacatgagtttatcattttattttttaaactagaattatattacggtgaaattctgcagttaaagaaagaggaaaacctccatttaaCCAGGAGTTACAACAGATTATTATAAGTTAGTGTTTATATATGGCGAAAAACACTAACTTCATGGTCGCACTGgaggaaactcaggtattctgcagaagcacaggagttcatccccttcagatcatgaatatctgactgtgattcctgcttttaaaagaatcaatgagaaatccccagtgagacgacactgccaccaggagatcagattggaacattacactattgtttggatccagcactgtgttcttcaacaaccttcagttttacagatcattacggAGGTTGAAAAAGTAAGTTTCAACccaaagtttggactaaaatccgttcacacgtctgattccaacacaacagacatttgaaagagttttacagcttgaagttgagcctcgtgcccttttagtgttggaacagccttaactttcagcttcagtcatgagaatcatacagctgtctgggaagtacagggaccaactccaaacctttttcagactgcgttaaagatttctgggtctttggggcagataataagggtcaactttccctcgtaaccaaacacacattttcttcaaaaatatctgtgtagcaagaagatgaaaagcatgagaaaagttaacatctgccctttaatgaaatgcagaacaatgaaatacagacgagtgtaaagctcgacttcacatcaaactgaaatgatatattgcttcttcagatgtttacataaataccCACAGCTGGTACAAAGCTACTTAgtggatcttaactttaaacaaaacaaatatgttcagtataacagaataaacatgtttctactttcaaacagactgcattttgttctgtccatcaactcacaattgatgccatgtttgtcttgaacgtcgggagatccgtccccagttaaagcaatccaaacaaattataaagcactttcaatggttcttcaaacatgtgctccccacagaacattcagaactaaagtcctgacaagagaaggtggtaatccacaaagaagatttttaatctgaacaaaggcaaggcttctgattggtagttcctgttgctgctgcCAGTTGAATGTTTACTTATCTGCCGTAAAAActgttgttgatttaagccaatcatttctctgcagtgtgacgacgacgttggtgtttctttagactatctaatctagtgaaagctgccccacactgaccacagctgaaaggtttcactccagtgtgaatacgttggtgtttctgtaGATCAGatgattgagtgaaagctgccccacactgaccacagctgaaaggtttctctcctgtgtgaatacgttggtgtgtctttagatgacctaattgagtgaaagctgccccacactgaccacagctgaaaggtttctctcctgtgtgaatacgttggtgtgtctttagactacctaattgagtgaaagatgccccacactgaccacagctgaatggcttctctcctgagtgaatacgttggtgtctctttagatgagataattgagtgaaagctgccccacactgaccacagctgtatggtttctctcctgtgtgaatacgctggtgtgtctttagactagctactgtagtgaaagctgccccacactgaccacagctgtatggtttctctcctgtgtgaatacgttggtgtgtctttagacttgctaattgagtgaaagctgccccacactgaccacagctgtatggcttctctccagtatgaagcctctgatgatacctcagatttgatcgtttaataactttcccacagtccttacagcagtgccatctggatccctcttgggctccatgtttctgcaatgacagagaggaagaagacttagatccttttgaagttcacacaaaagatttctttaagctaacctacgctaaccaacatattctaactggacctggacagaccgagccacacaggtctcaatatttcagatcaaacgtgaacgctgagggtgcgtttataagtgccctcagctatcagcactgtgctctgatgtgttctgcacacgttcagctttttaagcagtaaactcttgctttttgctcttttaccaattatttttgtcatgatgaaactctgaaaaggaacttgagctacaatatttctaaatgatagatagatagatagatagatagatagatagatagatactttagtaatcccaatttgggaaatagTTTTGGATGGAATGAACCAGAGTCTTGttcaagttgttcacttaaacaccatgtagaggttgggctgaaaaaggttgatgcccactggtttaaaggaataaaagcaacagtggtggtaatacatgacattctttatACTAACCGtctgttccagcttacaactcagaggtctgcagccattcagctcaacagccatcagggaaacacagtccgttttaacttaacctttgtttctctttgttaaaacaactctacaaacctgtcatctaaccattaaagacccagaatattaccaccactaggttcaattcatgtaacccagagactttaaacacaaataatgaagattagctcctgaacctctcaaatctgcagactgagagccagaaaacgtcccagcacaacaatctgcccactgattttcttccagcagatcattcagcctgcagcacatgttgagtctaagcacatctggatctgcagctcagagagaggagattaaaccaggaaacactttgctgtttttaaccaggaaaaacacaaactgagcaaatggaacatttattaaCCCCTTAAGTTTTTATGTCACGTTGCACACTTCAGCGCAAATCTGGGGTTTTCCTCAGCCCGCCTTTATATGTACCTACATATGTTATATACCGTTGGAAACCTAAGGGTCTTGTGATTCCAATGATGTATCCAGGATACAATCAGAAGTGTGGACACAGTTAACACTTGTGTAAAACCAGTCGCAAAAACATAAAAGTATCAAAGTCACCTATAAAGCCTCACAGTATTCTAAGAAAAGATACAATTCCAATAAAAACAGTCCTGTCACGTTGGCAATGGTCCAATTAATGTACTCCAGTAAAATAGTTAGTCTACAACAAGTATTTCGCCCgcaaagacacaaagtctgCGGCGGCTAACTTTCAGAATTTCTGTCGGAAGCATATTTTTCCGCACATTTTCTGCACATTCTGCAGTTATTCGTCTTCTTGTGTCTACAAAATGGCTAAACGGACTTGGAAAACTAAATACACTATGGAGGAAGCCTTGGAGGTTTGTCTACGGCGGGACAGTGATGCTTCTGACGAGTATGTGTCAGAGGAAGACAGTGATGTGTCGTTCATTGACTCTGAAGAAGGAGAAGCATTTTCTGACGACGGAAACGTTACTCTTGACAAATAagtattatttacattttattgttattttatttaatattattGTACTCATAgcccccccatgagctgtcaccttaccgtggtgggggggtttgcgtgccccgaTGAGTcggggagctatgttgtctggggctttaagcccctggtagggtcacccatggcaaacagatcctagatgagggaccagacaaagaacagctcataaaacccccaTGATGAAGAAGATTTTTGGAGAACGTGTACCTTCGCCCGGAcgtgggtcaccggggcctccccctggagccaggcccaggggtggggcccgccggcgagcgcctggtggccgggtctgtgcccgtggggctcggtcgggcacagcccaaagaaactacacgggtcccccttctgacaggctcaccacccgtgggaggggccatgggggtcgggtcagtgtgagctgggtggcagccgaaggcggagaccttggcggtctgatcctcggctactgaagctggctcttgggacgtggaacgtcacctctgtgctg containing:
- the LOC142369303 gene encoding uncharacterized protein LOC142369303; this translates as MELKQELKQELKQELKQEQNQEQELEQELEQELEQELEQELEQELELKQELKQEQNQGQNQEQNQEQNPSTSNRAGSSSGSTGPQKHGAQEGSRWHCCKDCGKVIKRSNLRYHQRLHTGEKPYSCGQCGAAFTQLASLKTHQRIHTGEKPYSCGQCGAAFTTVASLKTHQRIHTGEKPYSCGQCGAAFTQLSHLKRHQRIHSGEKPFSCGQCGASFTQLGSLKTHQRIHTGEKPFSCGQCGAAFTQLGHLKTHQRIHTGEKPFSCGQCGAAFTQSSDLQKHQRIHTGVKPFSCGQCGAAFTRLDSLKKHQRRRHTAEK